The sequence below is a genomic window from Candidatus Poribacteria bacterium.
GTATCGGCTTCTGCAATATTGACACCTATCCGTTCTGCCTTGTATTTGAGCATAGACAGGAAACTCGACAACGAGGCATCCGACAACGCCTTTGCAAGCCTATGATTCTTAAGCATACCTGCAACATTTAGCGACTCAATCCCAATGCGGCTTGCGTTATTGACGATAGCCGTTGTTGCCTGGTGTTGGACATCTTGTCGAATGCAGGTGATACGGTAGTGTAGCTTGGCAAGTTTCGCTTTCGTCGTATACCAATTCCGACTGCCTTTTTTCCGACGGCTTAACTGACGTTGCAGCCATTTTAGCTTGCGCTCGTAACGCTTTAAGGCTTTGGGGTTTTCGTGATATACACCTTCGGATGTGACAGCTAAGTGATTGATACCTACGTCTACACCTACGACAGGATTTTGTCGAATCTCAGGAATCGAATCATCAGTAAAAGTATCCACAGTAATAGAAGCGAACCAACGGTTAGCAGTTTTTGAGATTACCACTTTGACGATAGTGCCGAGGTGTCGAAGTTTTTGGAACATGCGAACCCAACCTATCTTGGGTAGTTTTATACGCCGTCCTTCGATAATAGTTGTGCCTCGACCTGCATCCGCTTGGAAACTCTGACCACAAGAACGCTTCTTGAACTTGGGAAACCGACTCTCACCTGACTTCCACTTTTTAACGGCATTCTGAAAGTTAAAGTAAATCGCATTATGAGCAGCACGCTGATTAAGGGGTTTACACCAATCGTATTGCTCATGTTTGACCGAATTGAATCGCTTGTTTAACTCTATATGACTACGCCACTCACCATTGTTTAACCCAGCCTTGAAATCAGCACGCACATGATTATACGCAACACGAGCATAACCACAATGTTGAGCGAATTGTGTCGCTTGGACGTTGTTTGGATCTAAAGCGATTTTGTGTGTTTTTAACATGGGATTGTCTTTCCGTCTTTCGCTTCCTATAGTGTAGGTGTGGGAAACACCGCCAAGCGACGGTGCGCTATTCCCGCACCGAAAGACAAACCAAGTATACCATTTTGGCTCATGTTAAGAAAGCGTGCAACAAAAACTTCGTAGGGGTCGGGTCACCCGACCCGCACTAGCAAATAAGGACGGGAGACCCCGCCCCTACAATTTATTTTCGTGCTTTGCACTTTCTTTTTACATGAGCCACCATTTTTTGATTAGAATTGCAAGCAAAATTACGCCATCTGACCCAACGCTAAAGCATTGGGATTGTTTCCAGTATCTTTAATCTCCTCCCCGATAAGATCCCCGATAAATCGGGAGATTCAAAGCAACATGCGTGAAACGTAAAAATGTTCAAGGACGAATGTAAAGGTTGTACGGTCGATTAAGCCCATCTGGGTCGCCCTGATCCAACAGCATATTTGGCGTCTTGTCCAAAACACACCGAGCCACCCACTTATTGAGCGCAGGAATTTCGTCTGGTGAAAACGCTTCGATCTCGGCAAGGCTAAAGTATCCAGCGTCCTCAACCTCGCGTCCATCGGGAATGGGATCGTCCGATGAAAGCGGCGTCAATCTAAAAATAAGGTAGGTCGAGTTATCACCTTCTTTTACGCGGTGGCGTACCCCAATCAAGCCATCAACCGCTGCGCGGATGTGGGTTTCTTCGTAGATCTCTCGCACAACCCCATCATGGGCGCATTCCTCCGGTTTGACATATCCCCCCGGAATCTGCCACATCTTGGCACCATAGGCATGATGAACCAAGAGGAGCTGCCCATCACGCACAACCGCCCCGCCAACACCGAGCGTAACTTTCCATTCCATACACTCCTCTTCTCCCTGCTATCCCAGACTAGCCTCTGCTTTTCGGAGGGTATTCAGATCTCCCATCGTTCGTTGATCTCGTCCTGATATCCTGTCACCCTGTCATTATATACATCATCGAATTTCACAGCCTGACCAATCCATCCCGATTCATAAATGGCGTTGCAGACCGCTTGTGCCTTCAAACCATCAACCCCATCAAGCTCTGGTCTACGCCGTGTACGCACCGCATCCAGAAAATCGTAGACCTCAAGCATCACCCCTTCCGTAATGCCGTGCGGGAACAATCGCTCCTTCTCCTCCGGATTCAGATTCGCCATGTAAGTGCTTTGCAAGGTGTCTGGATCTTGAGTGCTTCCATCCCATAGCTGCAACTCAGGCGATTGTGGGTATCCACCGGTGCTGTAGATGGAACCGATGCTTCCGTGATAGCTGTTATAGCCGATACCGCGCCCCGGAGCTGCACCGGTGTTGACCCACTGACCGATGACGCCACTCTTAAATGTAATCGTTGCAAGCGCCGTGTCCTCGACGGTCTGCGGCACATAATTGCCGTCCGAATCTTTGAACTGGTATTGGCTCAGATTCTCCGATCGGGCGTAGATTTCTTCGGGCTCACCGTAAAAATAGATGAGAAGATCTATGTAGTGCACTCCACCATCAATGATCCCGTTACCACCGCTCGTGAGTTTGTCTTTCCGCCATGTCGTCATTTCATCGCGCAAAAGATTTCCGGGATCTTTGTTAGCCCCACTAACACCCTGTCGAAAAAACATACGAGGCTCGCCAATCCGCTTCTCCTTGTTGATTAGCCACTCAACCGTGCGTGAACTCACCCACCGCCGCACTTGCTCTGCGGTGGCAAGAATGCGATTGTTGGCTTCTGCACTCTTTATCATCTTCCAGCCCGCACGGACCGTTACTCCCAGCGGTTTCTCAACGATGACGTCAACTTCCGCCTCAAAGCAACGAATCGCAAGCGTGTGATGTAGGAAATGAGGTCCACAGATATCAGCGGCAGTCAACGTCTCCTGTGCTAGCATTTCATCAATGTCCTCATAGACCTTGGGTTCCACACCCCCTTGCACTTCGGCAGCTCTCGCAGCAAACCCCTTCGCTCGATCTATATCTACATCACACATCGCCACAAAATCAAAGATATCGATGCCGAGATTCTTTAGACCAATGTAGGCGTTCAGATGCGCTCCCGCCATACCCCCGCAACCAATGATCGCCAATCTGACCTTGTCCGTTTGCATACAGTCCTCCCGATTTGGAATTTCGCGCCCCTGTTTTTATGCTCTAATGCTCAATTTTTGTTGACAAGATAAATCCCATAAGCGACCAAGCAGGCACCGACAATCAACCCAAAGCCAATCTCATCGCCCAAGAGCAGATAGCTCAACAACACACCAAACAACGGTGTCAGAAAGAACAGAACGACTAGCCTGCTTGGACTGTACTTCTCAAGGATCGATGTCCAAGAGACAAAGCAAAACCCAGCAATGACGATGCCCTGATAGAAAATTGCGCTCACACCGGAAATTGAAAAGTGAAAGTTCGCACCCCTCTCTAAGAACAAACTCGAAATAACAAAACATGGGATGCTGAAAATCATTAACCAGAATAGTAGGCGATAGGGGTGGATGGATTGGATGATGAGTTTGGTGACTACCGTCCGAAGCCCTAACAGACAACCACTCAGCAAGACAATGAGGTCCCCACGCAGGTAATCGTGCGAGTCAAATTTTAGATTGCCCCCGAAAGTCAGTAGGACACCACCGAACGCAAGGGTAATCCCAACTGTTTTCCTGAATGAGAGCCGATCGCCCGGCACCCAGAAATGCGCGAACAACGCAGTAAAGAACGGGTATGTGCTGATAAAAACTGTTGAACGAGACGCCTCTGTGATCTGCGTTCCGAGATTCAGCGTGCTAATCTGCAGCGTGAAAA
It includes:
- a CDS encoding DMT family transporter; this encodes MDRKSKIAADQPSAKIIALVLLLGLLWGGNSVSIKIGLQDVPPFALATMRFLLGFAAITLWSLQQRVQLRMNPGELLPLLFVSLIFTLQISTLNLGTQITEASRSTVFISTYPFFTALFAHFWVPGDRLSFRKTVGITLAFGGVLLTFGGNLKFDSHDYLRGDLIVLLSGCLLGLRTVVTKLIIQSIHPYRLLFWLMIFSIPCFVISSLFLERGANFHFSISGVSAIFYQGIVIAGFCFVSWTSILEKYSPSRLVVLFFLTPLFGVLLSYLLLGDEIGFGLIVGACLVAYGIYLVNKN
- a CDS encoding NUDIX hydrolase, with translation MEWKVTLGVGGAVVRDGQLLLVHHAYGAKMWQIPGGYVKPEECAHDGVVREIYEETHIRAAVDGLIGVRHRVKEGDNSTYLIFRLTPLSSDDPIPDGREVEDAGYFSLAEIEAFSPDEIPALNKWVARCVLDKTPNMLLDQGDPDGLNRPYNLYIRP
- a CDS encoding transposase — protein: MLKTHKIALDPNNVQATQFAQHCGYARVAYNHVRADFKAGLNNGEWRSHIELNKRFNSVKHEQYDWCKPLNQRAAHNAIYFNFQNAVKKWKSGESRFPKFKKRSCGQSFQADAGRGTTIIEGRRIKLPKIGWVRMFQKLRHLGTIVKVVISKTANRWFASITVDTFTDDSIPEIRQNPVVGVDVGINHLAVTSEGVYHENPKALKRYERKLKWLQRQLSRRKKGSRNWYTTKAKLAKLHYRITCIRQDVQHQATTAIVNNASRIGIESLNVAGMLKNHRLAKALSDASLSSFLSMLKYKAERIGVNIAEADTFYPSSKTCSACGAKDSDLSLSDRTYHCSVCGHTQDRDLNAAINLRNVAMGHMET
- a CDS encoding Gfo/Idh/MocA family oxidoreductase gives rise to the protein MQTDKVRLAIIGCGGMAGAHLNAYIGLKNLGIDIFDFVAMCDVDIDRAKGFAARAAEVQGGVEPKVYEDIDEMLAQETLTAADICGPHFLHHTLAIRCFEAEVDVIVEKPLGVTVRAGWKMIKSAEANNRILATAEQVRRWVSSRTVEWLINKEKRIGEPRMFFRQGVSGANKDPGNLLRDEMTTWRKDKLTSGGNGIIDGGVHYIDLLIYFYGEPEEIYARSENLSQYQFKDSDGNYVPQTVEDTALATITFKSGVIGQWVNTGAAPGRGIGYNSYHGSIGSIYSTGGYPQSPELQLWDGSTQDPDTLQSTYMANLNPEEKERLFPHGITEGVMLEVYDFLDAVRTRRRPELDGVDGLKAQAVCNAIYESGWIGQAVKFDDVYNDRVTGYQDEINERWEI